A section of the Lepus europaeus isolate LE1 chromosome 19, mLepTim1.pri, whole genome shotgun sequence genome encodes:
- the DPEP1 gene encoding dipeptidase 1 — translation MWASWWLWPLVAVCTADSFLDQAVQILQVTPVIDGHNDLPWQLLNKFNNRLQDARANLTILADTHTNIPKLRAGFVGGQFWSAYTPCDTQNKDTVRRTLEQMDVVHRMCQLYPETFLCVTDSAGIQQAFREGKVASLIGVEGGHSIDSSLGVLRALYRLGMRYLTLTHNCNTPWADNWLVDRGDDEAQSGGLSVFGQRVVREMNRLGVMIDLAHVSVATMKAALRLSTAPVIFSHSSAFTVCAHRRNVPDDVLQLVKETGSLVMVNFYNDYVSCAREATLSQVADHLDYIKNVAGAAAVGFGGDFDGVTRLPVGLEDVSKYPDLVAELLRRGWTEAEVRGALADNLLRVFREVEQASNQIQVPEEEPISLEQLGGSCRTQYGYSEAPSLHRQPGALLASLSLLLLSLGLL, via the exons ATGTGGGCCAGCTGGTGGCTGTGGCCCCTGGTGGCCGTCTGCACAGCGGACTCGTTCCTGGACCAGGCAGTGCAAATCCTGCAGGTCACGCCGGTCATCGACGG GCACAATGACCTGCCCTGGCAGCTGCTGAACAAGTTCAACAATCGACTGCAGGACGCGAGGGCCAACCTGACCATTCTGGCTGACACCCACACCAACATCCCCAAGctgagggctggctttgtggggGGCCAG TTCTGGTCTGCGTACACACCCTGCGACACCCAGAACAAAGACACAGTGAGGAGGACGCTGGAGCAGATGGACGTGGTCCACCGCATGTGTCAGCTGTACCCCGAGACCTTCCTGTGCGTCACCGACAGTGCAG GCATCCAGCAGGCCTTCCGGGAGGGGAAGGTGGCCAGTCTGATTGGTGTGGAGGGTGGTCACTCCATTGACAGCAGCCTGGGCGTCCTGCGGGCCCTCTACCGCCTGGGCATGCGCTACCTCACCCTCACCCACAACTGCAACACGCCCTG GGCTGACAACTGGCTGGTGGACAGAGGGGACGACGAGGCCCAGAGCGGAGGGCTGTCAGTCTTCGGGCAG CGTGTGGTGAGGGAGATGAACCGCCTGGGCGTCATGATCGACTTGGCCCACGTGTCTGTGGCCACCATGAAGGCCGCTCTGCGGTTGTCCACGGCCCCGGTTATCTTCAGCCACTCTTCCGCCTTCACCGTGTGTGCACACAGGCGCAATGTGCCAGACGACGTGCTGCAGCTGGTG AAGGAAACGGGCAGCCTGGTGATGGTGAACTTCTACAACGACTATGTTTCCTGTGCAAGGGAGGCCACCCTGTCCCAAGTGGCAG aCCACCTGGACTACATCAAGAACGTGGCAGGAGCTGCAGCCGTAGGCTTCGGTGGGGACTTTGACGGTGTTACAAG GCTCCCCGTGGGGCTGGAGGACGTGTCCAAGTACCCAGACCTGGTCGCTGAGCTGCTCAGGAGGGGCTGGACGGAGGCGGAGGTCAGGGGTGCGCTGGCTGACAACCTGTTGAGGGTCTtccgggaagtggagcag GCGAGCAACCAGATACAAGTCCCCGAGGAGGAGCCCATCTCACTGGAGCAGCTGGGCGGCTCCTGCAGGACGCAGTACGGCTACTCAGAAGCCCCCAGCCTCCACCGGCAGCCAGGGGCTCTGCTGGCCTCCCTCAGTCTCCTGctgctcagcctgggtctcctgtAA